In Methylobacterium sp. WL1, the sequence CCTGGCAGAGGGCCGCCGCCCCGAGACCATGAGTGACGACGAGGCGCTGGCCTACGCCTTCTCGACCGAGCTGCAGCACAACCGTGCGGTGAGCGATGCGACCTACGCGTCCGTGATGGCGCGCTTCGGCGAGCAGGGCGCGATCGATCTCACGGGGATCAACGGCTACTACGCGCTGCTGGCCATGACCATGAACGTGGCCCGCACGGCACTCCCGGAGGCGGGAGCGCCGCCGCTGCCGCCGCTGGTGCGGTAGCGTACCGCGGTGCTTGTCGCGCCGGCCGCTTCGGTCTAACCGTCCCTCTATCCCGAGGGCGCCCGAAGCGCGGCGCCCTCGCCAACCCCCGAAAAACCGACCGGACTCAGCCATGGTCGCCCATAACCGCGCCGCCACGGCGCCGATGCCCGCGGATCCGGCCCTTGCCGGCGCCCGGATCCTCGTCGTCGAGGCCCGCTACTACGAGGCGCTCGCCGACGAGCTGCTGGCCGGCGCCCTCGCGGTGATCGAGGCGTTCGCCGCGCACGCCACCGTGGTCACGGTGCCGGGCGCCCTCGAAATCCCCGCCGCGGTGGCGATCCTGGCGGATGACTACGACGCCGTGGTGGCGCTCGGCTGCGTGATCCGCGGTGAGACCGGGCATTACGACATCGTGGCCGGCGAGAGCGCCCGCGCCCTGATGGACCTCTCGGTCCAGCGCCGGCTGCCGCTCGGCAACGGCATCCTCACGGTCGAGACAGAGGCGCAGGCGCTGGAACGGGCCCGGGTCGCCGAGATGAACAAGGGCGGCGGCGCGGCCGAGGCGGCGCTCGGGGTGCTCGCCCTCAAGCGCGCAGCCGAGGCGGCGCGCCCGCGATAACGAGAACCGACATGACCGCGACGACCGAGACCAGGCCGGACGACACCGCCCAGGATGGCGCCGGAGGCGGTGCCCAGGAGACGGCTCACGAGACGGCTCACGAGACGGCCCGGGCTATCAGCCCGCGCAGCGGCGCGCGCCTGTCCGTGGTGCAGGCGCTCTACGAGATGGACATCTCCGGCAAGGGCGTCCTCGACGCGCTCGCCGAGTTCGAGGCCTTCTGGATCGGCCAGGAGGTCGACGGGATCATGCATCCCAAGGCCGAGACCGCCTTCTTCCGTGACCTGCTGCGCGGCACGGTCGAGGAGCAGCGGGCGATCGACCAGAAGCTCGACCAGGCTTTGGCCCAGGGCTGGCCGCTCCGGCGCATCGAGATCGTGCTGCGGGCGATCCTGCGGGCGGGCGCCTACGAGCTGCTGTTCCGGCCCGACGTGCCGGCGCCGGCGGCGATCTCCGAATATGTCGACGTGGCCCACAGCTTCTACACCGCCGACGAGCCCGGCCTCGTCAACGCCGTCCTCGACCGGGTCGCCCGGGAGGTCCGGCCGGGTGAGATGAGCGCGCCCAAGGGCGGCAGCAACAAGGGCGGGAGCAACAAGGGGGGCGGCAAGCCGGGCTCCGGAAAGCCGCCCGCCAAAAAGGCCTGAGCCGTGTCCGGGCCGGGCCGCGCCTCCGAGGAGGGGCTGATCGCCCGCTACTTCGCCCCGCTGGCCGGGCCGGGAGCGGACGGGCTCCGGGACGATGCCGCGACCCTGACGCCCACCCCCGGGCATGATCTCGTCGTTACCGCCGACGCGGTGGTGGCCGGGATCCACTACTTTCCCGACGATCCCCCGGCCTCGATCGCCCGCAAGGCGCTCGGGGTGAACCTGTCCGACATCGCGGCCAAGGGGGCGGTGCCGCGTGGCTTCCTGCTGACCCTGGCACTTCCGGACGACTGGACGGAGGCGTGGCTCGCCGGCTTCTCCGGTGGACTCGGGGCGGCGGCGGCCGAGGCCGGCTGCCCGCTGCTCGGCGGCGACACGGTGCGTTCCGGCGGGCCGGCGCTGATCGGGGTGACGCTGTTCGGCGAGGTGCCGTCCGGCGGCATCGTCCGGCGCGGCACCGCCCGGGTCGGCGACCGGATCTGCGTCAGCGGCACGATCGGCGATGCGGCGCTCGGCCTGCGGCTGCGCCTGGAGCCGGACGCCGCCTGGGCGGCGGCCCTCGACCCGGCGCTGCTGGCGGTGCTGGCCGACCGGTACCTGCACCCGCGCCCGCGCCTCGCCCTGGCGACCGCGATCCGCCGCCACGCCTCGGCCGCGATGGATGTGTCGGACGGGCTCGCCGGCGACCTCGCCAAGATGCTGGGCGCGGGCCGCAGCGCCCGGATCGCGGTTGGATCCGTGCCGCTGTCGGAGGCCGCGGCCCGGGCGAGCGCCGCCGAGCCGGGCCTGATCGACCCGGTCCTAACCGGCGGCGATGATTACGAAATTCTCTGCACCGTAGCCCCCGAGGACCTCGACGCGCTCCGGGCCGAGGCGGCGGAAGCCGGGGTCCCGCTCACTGCCATCGGGACCGTCACTTCAGGCGACGGCCCGCCCCGCTTCGAAATGGGCGATGGCGCTGCGCGCGTGTTCGCGGCTGGGGCGTTCAGCCACTTCTGAGGCGGGGCCCGGATTGGTCCGGCCGAGGACGATGTGGGTCACCCCCTCGGGCTGGCGCCCGATCTGGCGGCGGACCTCGTCCATCATCCCGGCCGCCACGATCGGCATCCACAGGGCCAGGTCGCCGCTGGTCAGCGCGGCGCGGCCGGTGAGCGCCTCCTCCGGGCGGGGCGGCGTCGAGAAGGCGCGCTGCAGGATGTGCAGGAGGTCGCCCTGGACCGCCTCGGGTTGGGCCGAGACCCGCTCGGCGATCAAAAAGTGCACCGCCCCGGTCAACACCTCGATCGTCGCCGCCAGCTTGGCGACCTGGTCGCTGCTCATGTTCAGCCCCATCCGGTATACAACCGGAAGTAGAGATCCGTATGGTTAACCGCGGGTTAAGGCCCTGCGTAGCCGCGAAGAATTCGGCGGCCGGGGCGGCGCGGGGGCGGTCGGATCGGTCCAGACTTCGACGAACCGACACCTCGGACGCCGCTTCGCTGCGAAGAGCCTTCGCGGTCTGGGTCCGCATCCTGGCATGGCGCAATGCAGCATCGGCATGATGCAGTGCCCAAGCCGGAAAACGCGGCGTTTGCGCTCACCGGCGAAGTTTGGCAACTAGACTCCGCCCGATCACGCCATGCTCGGGCCGACTCTTATCCTTTGCTGAGACGGCTCACTGTCGCCGAACCGGTCTCCACTTCGGCGGCGGACGCGCTAAGACTTACCGACTGGGAAGGAATGCACTGATTCGCGCACAACGTCCCATGGTCGTCCTGCGACGGCCAAGCGCGACACCGATCACAAGCCCCCGCCAGGCACGATAAGAATAAGGACGGTAGAGCATGATCCCCTTGGCTTTGATCATCGTGGGCGGGCTCTGTGCCGTCGCCTACGGCATCGTCACGATCCTCGACGTGATGCGGCGGGACGCCGGCACCCAGCGCATGCAGGAGATCGCCGCCGCCATCGCGGAGGGCGCGCAGGCCTACCTGAAGCGGCAATACCTCACCATCGGCGTGGTCGGATTGGTGCTGTTCGTGCTGCTGGCGGTGTTCCTCGGGATCAAGGTGGCGGTCGGCTTCCTGATCGGCGCGGTCCTGTCGGGGGCCGCCGGCTTCATCGGCATGAACGTGTCGGTGCGGGCCAATGTGCGCACCGCCCAGGCCTCCTCGACCTCGCTGGGGGCGGGCCTCGACATGGCGTTCAAGTCCGGGGCGGTGACCGGCATGCTGGTCGCCGGCCTCGCCCTGCTGGGGGTGGCCCTCTACTACCTCTACCTCACCCGCGGCGCCGGGCTCGACCCGTCGAGCCGCGAGGTGATCGACGCGCTGGTGGCGCTCGGCTTCGGCGCCTCGCTGATCTCGATCTTCGCCCGGCTCGGCGGCGGCATCTTCACCAAGGGCGCCGACGTCGGCGGCGACCTCGTCGGCAAGGTCGAGGCCGGGATCCCGGAGGACGACCCCCGCAACCCGGCCACCATCGCGGACAACGTCGGCGACAACGTCGGCGACTGCGCCGGCATGGCGGCCGACCTGTTCGAGACCTACGCGGTGACCATCGTGGCCACCATGGTGCTGGCCGCGATCTTCTTCTCCGGGCCCACCGGCAGCGGCCGGGCGGTGCTCGAACCGATGATGCTCTATCCGCTGGCCATCGGGGCGGCCTGCATCGTCACCTCGATCGCCGGCACCTACGCGGTGCGGCTGTCCGCCAACCAGTCGATCATGGGGGCCCTGTACAAGGGCCTGATCACCGCGGGCGTGCTCTCCGTGGTGGCGATCGCGATCGTCAACCTGACCCTGCTGGGCGGCTTCTCGACGGCGTTCACCACCTCCACGGGCGTGACCTTCACGTCGGGCGGCCTGTTCGGCTGCGCGGTGATCGGGCTCGCCATCACGGCGCTGATCGTGGTGATCACCGAATACTACACCGGCACCAACTACCGCCCGGTGAAGTCCATCGCGGACGCCTCGGTGACCGGCCACGGCACCAACGTGATCCAGGGCCTCGCGATCTCGCTCGAATCGACCGCGCTGCCGGCCATCGTGATCGTGGCCGGCATCATCGCGACCCACGCCCTGGCCGGCCTGTTCGGCATCGCCATCGCGGTCACCGCGATGCTGGCGCTCGCGGGCTTCATCGTGGCGCTCGACGCGTTCGGGCCGGTCACCGACAATGCCGGCGGCATCGCCGAGATGGCCGGGCTACCGCCGGACGTGCGCAAGTCCACGGACGCGCTGGACGCGGTCGGCAACACCACGAAGGCGGTCACCAAGGGCTACGCGATCGGCTCGGCCGGCCTCGGCGCCCTGGTTCTGTTTGCCGCCTATACGTCCGACCTGAACTACTTCATCGCGAATGCCAGCCCGACGCAGTACCGGTTCTTCCAGGGCGTCAGCGTCGATTTCTCCCTGTCCAACCCGTACGTGGTGGTCGGGCTGCTGCTTGGCGGCCTGATCCCGTTCCTGTTCGCCGGCATCGCCATGACGGCGGTCGGCCGGGCGGCGAGCGCTGTGGTCGAGGAGGTCCGGCGCCAGTTCCGGGAGAAGCCCGGGATCATGCAGGGCACCGACCGGCCGGATTACGGCCGGGCGGTCGACATGCTGACCCGGGCGGCGATCAAGGAGATGATCGTCCCGTCGCTGCTCCCGGTGCTGTCGCCGATCGTGCTGTTCTTCGTGATCCAGGCGATCGCGGGCAAGAGCCAGGCCTTCGCCACGGTGGGGGCGAGCCTCCTCGGCGTGATCCTCACCGGCCTCTACGTCGCGATCTCGATGACTTCGGGTGGCGGCGCCTGGGACAACGCCAAGAAGTACATCGAGGACGGCCACCACGGCGGCAAGGGCTCCGACGCCCACAAGGCCGCGGTGACCGGCGACACGGTCGGCGACCCCTACAAGGACACGGCCGGCCCCGCGGTGAACCCGGCGATCAAGATCACCAACATCATCGCCCTGCTGCTGCTGGCGGTGCTGGCGCATTATTGAGGGGCGGGTCCGGCGCGGATCCGCGCCGGACTCGGCGCTCAGCGCGCCGCCCGTGAAGGTCGCGTGTCCCTGGGTTGCTTCGCTGCGCTCGCAATGACGGTGGGGCAGCGATAACGCCTCAGCGGCCATCCCAATCCCTCACCCCATCCTGAGGCGACGGAGCGAAGCGGAGGCCTCGAAGGAGGACTCCAGCCTGGCGCGCGAGCCCTGGAGTGTGCCTTCAAGTGTGCCCTCGCGAACAACTCAACGCGGTGGAATGACGTGTCGCGGACTCCGGGGCACAGTCGGCGGCACCCGTACATGGCGGATCGTAGCTAAATCCGTGTCGTAGTCACCGAGATGGACATTGAGACCGT encodes:
- the nusB gene encoding transcription antitermination factor NusB, which gives rise to MDISGKGVLDALAEFEAFWIGQEVDGIMHPKAETAFFRDLLRGTVEEQRAIDQKLDQALAQGWPLRRIEIVLRAILRAGAYELLFRPDVPAPAAISEYVDVAHSFYTADEPGLVNAVLDRVAREVRPGEMSAPKGGSNKGGSNKGGGKPGSGKPPAKKA
- a CDS encoding sodium-translocating pyrophosphatase encodes the protein MIPLALIIVGGLCAVAYGIVTILDVMRRDAGTQRMQEIAAAIAEGAQAYLKRQYLTIGVVGLVLFVLLAVFLGIKVAVGFLIGAVLSGAAGFIGMNVSVRANVRTAQASSTSLGAGLDMAFKSGAVTGMLVAGLALLGVALYYLYLTRGAGLDPSSREVIDALVALGFGASLISIFARLGGGIFTKGADVGGDLVGKVEAGIPEDDPRNPATIADNVGDNVGDCAGMAADLFETYAVTIVATMVLAAIFFSGPTGSGRAVLEPMMLYPLAIGAACIVTSIAGTYAVRLSANQSIMGALYKGLITAGVLSVVAIAIVNLTLLGGFSTAFTTSTGVTFTSGGLFGCAVIGLAITALIVVITEYYTGTNYRPVKSIADASVTGHGTNVIQGLAISLESTALPAIVIVAGIIATHALAGLFGIAIAVTAMLALAGFIVALDAFGPVTDNAGGIAEMAGLPPDVRKSTDALDAVGNTTKAVTKGYAIGSAGLGALVLFAAYTSDLNYFIANASPTQYRFFQGVSVDFSLSNPYVVVGLLLGGLIPFLFAGIAMTAVGRAASAVVEEVRRQFREKPGIMQGTDRPDYGRAVDMLTRAAIKEMIVPSLLPVLSPIVLFFVIQAIAGKSQAFATVGASLLGVILTGLYVAISMTSGGGAWDNAKKYIEDGHHGGKGSDAHKAAVTGDTVGDPYKDTAGPAVNPAIKITNIIALLLLAVLAHY
- the ribH gene encoding 6,7-dimethyl-8-ribityllumazine synthase — encoded protein: MVAHNRAATAPMPADPALAGARILVVEARYYEALADELLAGALAVIEAFAAHATVVTVPGALEIPAAVAILADDYDAVVALGCVIRGETGHYDIVAGESARALMDLSVQRRLPLGNGILTVETEAQALERARVAEMNKGGGAAEAALGVLALKRAAEAARPR
- the thiL gene encoding thiamine-phosphate kinase yields the protein MSGPGRASEEGLIARYFAPLAGPGADGLRDDAATLTPTPGHDLVVTADAVVAGIHYFPDDPPASIARKALGVNLSDIAAKGAVPRGFLLTLALPDDWTEAWLAGFSGGLGAAAAEAGCPLLGGDTVRSGGPALIGVTLFGEVPSGGIVRRGTARVGDRICVSGTIGDAALGLRLRLEPDAAWAAALDPALLAVLADRYLHPRPRLALATAIRRHASAAMDVSDGLAGDLAKMLGAGRSARIAVGSVPLSEAAARASAAEPGLIDPVLTGGDDYEILCTVAPEDLDALRAEAAEAGVPLTAIGTVTSGDGPPRFEMGDGAARVFAAGAFSHF